The genomic interval ACTATTATTCTTCAATACTACTAATGTGGGGATCACATGATGCATTTTTTTGCATTCAGTTATTCATgtcatactaatattttgtgaagtGGATTTACTTTATGCGGTACTTCGCAAAcgcaaaatattaaaaatcgagCCGCGTATATCTCAattaatattcgaatattctcaattcattgagaaaaattcataacATTGGTTGTCTGTCAACGATTGCATCAAGGTCTTGTCCATCCAAAGACACTTCAATACCGAAGTCTATTTACATTTTATGCATAACAACCATTACAATATCTTGGAAAAATTAAGGGCAAACTATAATCATAGTTTTAAACTTCATTAATTGAGATAGATTCTTTTCGCTATTTTGAATTGAAATTCTTTTTAAATCATGTTGTTCGATATTGAATATACTTTTTCAAATCATCATACTCTCATCATTCTATATGCATTTTGTAATAAGAcgtttcatttctcatgtCATATCCCCTATACTTTTTTGTCACACGGTACATTGGTAACGATTGTCATTGATCAATTTGTATGAAACTATATGTTCTAGTAATTGCCCTTTGCTTTGGGATTATTACTGCCATATTATGCAAAGTTCGTTTTGGGAAAATTTCTTTGTCCTAAGAGACCTTACTTTGTCATTCAAATTACGCTTCCAAGCTACTTGCaggaaacatgtttgcataattcgAACATGGTTGAGCTTTAGCTGGTTTGCAGAGGAGGTTGGTATTCAATTTCTTTAGAATGAAATTTGGTTTTGCAATATGATAGTTGTAATATGCCCAAATGATGTAGTTTATGAtgtattgaaaatatatagCTTGAAAATATATGTTGATGGGTTGAAGCAAATCAATGATGGGTTGTGATTTGTGGTGTTTGTTGTAGcaattatattgttttttttttcattacaaTAATTATATTGGTTGATTGTAGGGGTGAAAAGGTTTTGTAAACATTTATCTCATGaccatttttatttataatgGGTCTCACCTGTAAAGAATAATGATTAATATctagaaataaaatttaattagattttggattaatttttttttttgcaaatttgGTACGCATTGGGGACCAAAGGAAAAGTAATTGTCTCACCATCTCTATTGATTTTGGGGAGAGAAGAACACTATTCATCGGCTTACCCTCGGCTAATAATATGATATTATAATCATTGGTACTATTCAAGTGccagaaaacaaaaatgaggGGTGTGAGTTGTGCTTGTGCAAGTGGTGTCTGGAGTGGGACGATCACTTAATTTCGTCCCCAAACTGTTAAAATACAAAACGGAGATGGTACAAATAGGGTTAGACAGATTCCGTCCCCATACCCTAATGAGCACAGATTATGTCCCTTATAAGGTGAATGGGTACGAAAAAGTGGTTGTGCCCTTAGGCCCTTTGGCTAATAGTGACATAGTTGTCGAGTGGAGGTGCTAAGCgagcgaaaaaaaaaaaccctaaagAGAAACCCTAGAGCAGTGCGGTGCAACCGAGCAAGACTTCTTGAGAAGTATGGGCCCTAGAAGTTAGACAAATTATACAAAACGATAACTAAAGGGggtcatatatatttagtccCCAATTAGGGAACTTTGTTCAAGTTCATGCATAAACTAGACTAGATGATTAATAATCCTTTCAAACTATAATCTTAaagatttattttgtttggctatgttttatcttttctttacAGACCCAGATAAACTAATCCACCTTAATTGATTGGTAATCACTGATAAAATTGAGCCCCACGAGTATACATATAACAAAGTTCAAAGTAGACTGCAGAGTGCAGCGGGGGAAGAACTTGGTTAGATAACAAGGACGGCCATGTTGTTCTCTTGTTACGCTTTTTAGAGGGGAGTGCCAAAGCAAATCCCAGAAGGAGACTCGAGTTCATCGAGCTTCATCGAGCTTCATCGATTGGTCACTGTAGTCCACTTCCCCATCTTTGCTTTGCATGAAAAGAAGATGTTCATCAAGGCATCATGCGGTTTAAAGTAATCAAGtgacttttctttttcaatacaATTTGATAGGTTTATTAATTAACAACTATCGAAAAAACATCAAGCCATCTACACAATCAGCTGTTTATTTGTGGTGTCGCCGTGTCGAGTATTATTAGCATTTCACAGTCCAATTTGAAGGAACGTAACTTAGAAAGATCTCCATTTTACGGTCGCATGCTAATTGAATTTTCTTAATCTACGAAGttcaatgaaatttttttttgaaagataTCCATATGATCAAGTTCTTGTCTCATGAGTCATGATCGAAAGGAAACGTACAACTAATATGTTTCCTATGTGCTTAAGATGCAGGGTTAATTCCTATGCGATGCATACGAAATTTGCAAATCACCCAAACACCCCAAGAAGGATTTGCAGTAAAGAATAAGAAGTAGGTGTTGACTTCATTACCACTCGGTATTCTGTAGAGTGCGCATAGTTATTATCTTCTCAAGTTTCGAAAATGCCGAAGTGGAAAACCCAGTCATCACGATTATTACTATGCCAACGTCTCTAACGTCGCTCTCATTCTCTACAAATTCTGCAAAGCAGTAAAAACCCAAAGACACTAACCTTTTATCTCTCTCAGCTGTTGCCAGCTTctccttttttcttcttattccTAACGTCTCTCTCTGCTAATATATCTACTAGTTTAACCTGAGTTGCATTCATTACTCATACATGTTATATATAGTCATATAGCAAATTCCTCAGATCTGAACCATCTTCTCTATTCTTGATATGCATTCTGCAAGCTAAGATACCCTTTTGCTTGAAAAAGCAGGCCCAGGTTTCACGTGTGTCTGTTATAACAGAATGTGTTTCCGAAAGATAATGCTGCATTCATTATTATATTGACTCTGGAGTCATCCTTTTCATTTCAAAGAAGAAAGTGTGTGTGGTTTTGTGAGTAAGTGTGGCTATATATTAGTAGGAAAAGGAGTGtacttgagagagagagagagagagagagagagagagagagagaattgcCTAGGAattgagaaagagagataTGTTTAGATTTCAGGGTATGGGGTTGTTTTGGTTTAGTGTGGTTTTGATTGGTTTCGTGCTTGTTGGGGTTGAGGGGTACCCGGCTGAGGATCTGGTGGTGAAGTTGCCTGGTCAACCGGAAGTTGGGTTTAAGCAGTATGCTGGGTATGTTGATGTGGATGTGAAGAATGGGAGGAGTTTGTTTTACTATTTTGTTGAAGCAGAGAAGCAGCCTGAGAAAAAACCCCTAACTCTTTGGCTCAATGGAGGTAAAATATCTAAACATTTAGCTTCTTTGTTTCTGTGCCCATTAATATAGTTTTCAAATTTGGAGGACATAGTTTTGAACTTTAGTTGGAGTCTACTGTGAATCTGTGACGGGTTTTTTGcactttgtttgtttttgctcTATTTTCCTCTCATTATGTTCATTTTTTGTTACTTGCACTCTCAGTTTCTTCTCTGTATTAATGCTTGAATTCCATGTCTTTCTCAATTTTTCGTCCTTATGAGTTTATGATCTTGTGTCATTCTGGTTATCTTGTGTCATTCTGATGATCTAACTTAACCATTGGACAACCTGCTGAAACTTGAAAACTTCATACTTTCAGTTACCTGCTTAGAGTTCTGCATGTGCAGTTATTAGTGACCAATTACCAGCAAAAGTAGCTTGCTTTCTATTTCACAGTCAGGTTTAGCATGTATTACTATCCAGTATCCACAAAACAATAAATTATTATGTAAGTTAAAGAGTGCATGCTTCAAATTATTTGTCAAAGGTTTTGCTAGTCCATATCTTCTGCTGGACTGTGACCTTGACATAAGAAAAACTTGGGATTTATGTCGGAGATTCTAATCATTGAGTTTGCAcaaattaagtttttttttcatgcatCACATGCCCTGTGTCCAGAATGAAACAGTTATCTCAAAGTTTTAGCTTGAACTGTTTTGATTGTTGAACTGAGGCTCTGGACACCAAATTGATTGACCATTCTTATCATGGTTCAGGTCCAGGCTGTTCCTCTATTGGGGGAGGTGCCTTCACAGAGTTGGGTCCATTTTACCCTACAGGTGATGGTCGAGGCCTCCGAATAAACCCATCGTCCTGGAATAGAGGTAAACCATATATCTCTTATATATCTGACACATCAATTTATGAAACCTATGTAAAGTATACCACATTCTTCGTGTTTTGTAGCATCTAATCTCCTCTTTGTCGAGTCTCCTGCTGGAGTGGGATGGTCATACTCAAATACAACTTCTGATTATAATACCGGGGATGCTTCCACTGGTAATTTTAATAGCTACAATTACTTTTCTTTCACAGTTTCACTCATGCAAATATGTGCTTTTTAATGGGTCTGCTTTTGTGTTTCGGCTTTAATGTTGCAATTGGGCTTGACAGAAATACTTCATTGAAAgtgaaaatattatacataatgTGACTATTCCACCAAAAAGTCATTCTGAACCAGCttgttttcttcattcttgCAGCAAAGGACATGCACACTTTCTTGTTGAAATGGTATGCGAAGTTTCCATCTTACAAATCTAGAGCATTGTTACTTACCGGAGAAAGCTATGCAGGTTTAAAGTCTACTCAATATCATTAACCTCATTAATTTTACCAATTCAATTTACAGTGTCACTTTAATTTCTCCTGAAGGAGATTGAATTGTTTAATTATGCTAATTTATTTGTGCCAGCAGTGGATATTCTTTTCCATGTTGTGATTGCACATGAAAGTGGCAGTCCTTTTCTGTCTTTACAAATACTGTACTTacaatttgaattttgatgttCAGGGCACTACATACCACAATTGGCTGTTGCTATATTGGATCATAATGAACATTCAACTGGTTTCAAGTTCAATCTCAAGGGGGTTGCGGTAAGACCTCatattttcttaataaacTACATCCTCCACAGTTTGgttctttttgttttgatctAGGTGTTTTGGTTTTTTAATTCTATTTATTATTCTGATGATGTTGGAACATATAACTTTAATTTTATGGTAGATCGGGAATCCACTTCTGCGACTTGATCGTGATATACCGGCAAcatatgaatttttttggTCACATGGAATGATTTCTGATGAAGTTGGCCTTACAATCATGAACGATTGTGAGTTTGAAGATTATGAATTTGCACCTCCTCACAATGAAAGTGTTTCATGCAACAATGCAATAGCTACAGCCAATAGCATAGTTGGCGAGTATGTAAACaattatgatgtgatccttGATGTTTGTTATCCATCTATAGTGGAGCAAGAACTGAGACTGCGGAAAGCGGTATGGTCAACGCCAGAGTTCCTGGTTTTTCCATTCCTTGGTACTTGCATACAACTTGTCGTATCATTGTTGCGCTAAGTGCTTCTGACTCTCTATCTTCTGCAGGCTACTAAGATAAGTGTTGGAGTTGATGTGTGTATGACATACGAACGCAGATTTTATTTCAACCTTCCTGAGGTTCAGAAAGCCCTTCATGCAAATCGTACAAATTTGCCTTACAGCTGGAGTATGTGTAGCAAGTAAGGGACATGTACTTACAAACCTGCCTTTATGCATATACACCagcatatatataatgcaATAACTTTTGTACGGTTTTCAATTCAAAAAGCTGaataagagaagaaaaatataatggTAACTTGAATAAATAAAGTTATATCTATTTAACCTGCAGATCAATTATTTGTTTGATAGGTGACATTCATATTATGATACTAATACTACGAACTCAAGTATTATTGTATAACTTTCGGTGATGGTATGACTGATCTTTCCAATCTTTGCATTGTACAGTGTTCTTAATTACAGTGATACTGATGGTAACCTAAACATGCTTCCCTTGCTGGCAAGGATAGTTAAAAACCATATACCACTTTGGGTTTTCAGGTAATTAACTTGGCTGAACATACCACAGTTTCAGATAATTGTAGGGTTTAAAGTTTCTCCATAAATATATGATTGTCAACTAATTGCAGTGGAGATGAAGATTCTGTTGTTCCACTATTGGGCTCCCGAACACTCATCCGTGAACTAGCACATGATCTAAAGTTTAAGATAACAGTGCCATATGGAGCTTGGTTTCACAAAGGCCAGGTGCTTATGCATTTCTTTACTAAAATTTCGATCGTTTAGTTGTTTCTGATGAAATCATTTCCTTTTATGTTATTCTTCAACCAATAAATTTTGCTTGTTATGTTTATATATAGGTGGGTGGTTGGGCAACAGAGTACGGAAATCTATTGACCTTTGCCACAGTAAGAGGTGCTGCACATATGGTACCGTATGCTCAACCATCAAGAGCATTGCATCTATTTAGTTCATTTGTTCTTAATCGGAGATTGCCCAACACGACACGTCCTCCCATTGATGAATAGCACTTCAGTCATTTAGCATAGGGTATGCTTCAGCGGCAAAATTAGTAAGTTTCAGAAGTTCATTTCTTGACAGCAAAGGATGAGAAACTTAGTGGCAGGATCTGGTTGTTTCAGAAGCTCATTTCTATACAACAAGGGCAAGCGCAATAAACAACATGATGGATTTGTTTTCAGTGAGactgttgaaaaaaaaaaagagtgtgaaaatatagaaaaaaatattgatgGCATCTGCCAAAAAACATTGATTGGGTTCTTCTGCAATGATTGGATAATATAGCAAGTTGAAACTGCATGTACTTCCAGCTCTATGTTATTATTGTTTTCTGCAAGTTGTTATTTTATAAGCCTAGCCTTCTATAGGTGAGGTGTGTTTTTTTCTGTTCATCTTGTTCTTAATAATTTTGATTacgagaaaatgaaaatttttggACAGAATCTTCTCATATGTAGCAAAGTGAAAGCTTGTAGTGTGCATTTGGAGACTCGGATTGGTCATAAACTTGTCTTGTGAATCTGCCGTAGAAGTTATGGTTTTCATCATGTTCTGTTGTACAAGTTCTTGCATTAATTCAGCAGGAAAAACATGATTACAATGATCAATTCAAGAACCTTGAACACAAAGTCTATGGCATTCCTAAGTTGAgttaaaaaaaagatgagtCAAGATTCAGAATTTTGTAGATCATACATATGATCCTATTCAGTTGTGTTATACATATGATCAATGTAATGTGTAGGTCTTGAAAGCTCGACTTGCCATAAGAGGTTTTGTATatcaacccccccccccccggcaGCTCTGTCAATACTTGCAACATGATATTAAAGAACCACCCCATTGTGGTtcgtttgagtttggattgcaAGCTAAGCGGCAAAATCATCATCGATCTTCATAGGTTTCTCACACTCTGTAGCTTTAACATTCGTAGGATTTGTGAGAGACTGAGAGGTGTTTGTAAATTTGTTAGAGATGAGTCAATGACTCCGAATTTACTGACAATTTGAAACACGTTATAGATGGAACATAAACCGTAATTTGGAGTTCGACATGGTAGGACAAAACCGCATCCAAATTTTGCATAGCATACATGTGACAGACTAATTATACATTCTTGTTAGTTTTATTGTTTATCGAATGTTGCCGACAAAATacaacatatatgaaattaaattttttttttacaggtCAATCAAATGTCGAAATGCTAAATTCAGTTTCATTATTTCGTTTCATGTGTTAAAATTTGATTATGAGAAACCGGAGATGATCCGGCATCTCCCtcatgacttttttttttgattgatCTCACTCATGACTTGTGTCATGTTTTTTACATGAGCACTCACCAGTCAACACTATTTTTGACAGTCAGGTCTTTCCGACTGCCCAATCAGTTTCCGCCACCTGTCCACGTTTGTTTACACATAAGCTACTCTTGTCTCTGATTCTCTTAAACCCTCCCCTCACCCAATTTGAGTTTCCAGAATCTCttaaaccctctctctctctctctctctctctctctctctctctctctctcagccaCTGAACAGCTGCTCCTTCAATTTCTAATAGGTATGAGCCCTGTTTTTCTTTACTTGTTTCAGAATTTGACTTCTGTGGATGTTTATGCATATTCAATATCTCCATTACGATAGTATGATTGATTTTGGCCTTATCAACGCTGAATTTCTTATTGGGTCTGCGACTTTTGGGTCTGCGACTTTTGGGTCTCTCGCGTTGATTTCATTGGTGTCCAATTTCTGTGGTTTCATATAGGTTTCTGAGAGAGGGAAAAGATCAAGCTCTATGCTTTTCAAGTTTGCCCAGTGTGAAAATCCAGTACTGAGGTGCTGAGGCTAGTCATTTCTTTTCTGGGTTCTGTTTTCTGTTTCTGTCTGCTTCATATGGCAGTGGAGATTTTCAGTTTATGTAAGAAATGACAGCCTCTATGTTAACTTTGGTGCAAGCACTTGTAAAAAGGATCAATCTTTATGTAAGTCGAGTGACATATAACTAAGGCATGAGTCAATGCGCCTCAGGCTTCCCTTCAAAACTTTACAGTCTATCAGCCAAAACCGCAGCCTCTCATCCGAATCAGTTGTTCCTTATGGAACTACTGAGGCGCTTCACAACCATCTCTTCCAAATATGTCGAGAACAATGCAAGCGTATCAAGAGCCACAAAGTGTCTGGTGAAATGTCTGACAGAGAGCTGGCTCAAGTTTCAGGAACCTGCAAGGCTATCCATGCCCAGGGCTTGAAATTTGAAGTTGGGTCGAAGGGGTTGCTAGGGAATGCCATTGTGGGGTTTTATGCCAAGTGCAATAACCTGAGCTATGCCGAGAAGGCATTTAATTGCCTTGAAAACAAGGATGTGTTTGCTTGGAACTCTGTCTTGTCAATGTATTCCAATAAGGGATTGCTCAAACAGGTTCTTAACTCATTTGAGTCAATGTGGAATGGTAAGATAATGCCTAATGAGTTCACATTTGCTATGGTTTTATCTGCTTGTACAAGGTTGGTGAATGTAGAGTGTGGTAGACAAGTTCATTGCAGTGTTGTAAAGATGGGGCTTGAGTTGACATCATTCTGTCAAGGCGCACTCATTGGTATGTATGCCAAGTGCAATTGTATAAGTGATACTCAGCAGATATTTGATAGTGCAGTGGAGTTGGATACTGTCACGTGGACAGCAATGATTTCAGGTTATGCTCAAGCTGGGCTGCTTGAGGAAGCACTTAAAGTTTTTAAAGAGATGCAGAGGGTGGGCAGTGTTCTTGACCAGGTGGCTTATGTGACTGTCATAAATGCGTGTATTGGTTTAGGAAGGCTAGATGATGCATGTGACTTGTTCTTACAGATGCCCAATCCAAATGAGGTGGCATGGAACATGATGATTTCTGGGCATGCAAAGAGAGGTTTTGAGGTAGAAGCTGTTaactttttcttgaaaatgagGAAAGGTGGTGTAAAACCGACAAGATCTACACTGGGAAGTCTTTTAAGCGCAATCTCTAATTTAGCAGCTCTAGACCATGGGCTGATAGTTCATGCTATGGCAATAAAGCAGGGGTTAGACTCTAATGTTTATGTAGGAAGTTCTTTGATCAATATGTATGCCAAGTGTGGAAAAATTGATGCTGCTGAGAGAACATTTTATTATCAATCTGAGAAAAATGTTGTCTTGTGGAACTCGATGCTTGGGGGATATGCACAGAATGGTTATGCCAATGAAGTCATAAATTTGTTTACCAGTATGAAGGCATGTGGTCTTCACCCTGATCAGTTTACCTACACCAGCATTCTTAGTGCCTGTTCTTGCTTGCAAAATCTAGAGATGGGTCGCCAATTGCATTCGATCATCATGAAGAACCAATTTGCATCAAATTTATTTGTCAGAAATGctttggttgatatgtatgctaAATCCGGGGATCTGAAGGAAGCAAGGAAGCAATTCGAGCTCATAAGAAATCGAGACAATGTATCTTGGAATGCAATTATTGTTGGGTATGTGCAGGAAGAGGATGAGGACGAGGCTTTTTGTATGTTCAGAAGAATGACATATCATGCCATTGTGCCTGATGAAGTATCCTTGGCCAGTATACTAAGTGCTTGTGCACACGTTCAAGCACTTGGAATGGGAAGGCAAGTCCATTGTCTCTCAATTAAAATCGGTCTAGATACAAGCCTTTATGCTGGGAGCTCCCTTATTGACATGTATTCCAAATGTGGGCTCATTAGGGATGCTCGAAGAGTTCTTGATTTTTTGCCCCATTGGAGTGTGGTCTCGATGAATGCTCTGATTTCTGGCTTTGTTCATAGAGACTTCAAAGAAGCGGTAAACATATTTTGTGAGATGCAGGATATTGGACTGAACCCATCTGAAGTTACTTTTTCAAGTCTTTTAGATGCATGCAATGGAACTATTATGCTGCCGCTGGGAAGGCAAATCCACAACATAGTACTAAAGAAAGGCCTTTTGTTTGATGTCGATTTTTTAGGTGTCTCTCTTTTGGGGATGTATATGAATTGCCAAAGCAAAATAGACGCAACCAATCTTTTCTTAGAATTCCAAAAGCCAAAAAGCAAAGTACTATGGACTGCTATGATTTCGGGACTCAGTCAAAATGATTGCATAGATGAGGCATTGCAGTTCTATCAAGAAATGCGTAGTGATAATGCCCTACCAGACCAAGCAACTTTCGCCAGTGTTCTTCGAGTGTGTGCTGTTATATCTTCTTTACAAAATGGTAGAGAGATCCATTCTCTCATTTTTCACACTGGTTTTAATTGGGATGAGTTAACATGTAGTGCCCTGGTAGACATGTATGCCAAATGCGGGGATGTGGGAAGCTCTGTGCAAGTTTTTCAAGAAATGGGTACTAAGAATGGTGTTATTTCTTGGAATTCAATGATCGTTGGTTTGGCTAAAAATGGGTATGCAGATGCTGCATTGAAGATCTTTGACGAGATGAAGCAATCTCATATTGAGCCTGATGACATCACGTTTCTTGGTGTTCTCACTGCATGTAGTCATGCAGGGAAGGTGGCTGAAGGTCGTGAGATATTTGATTCTATGgtcaattattattatattcaACCCAGGGTTGATCATATTTGTTGTATGGTTGATCTTCTGGGCAGATGGGGTCTGCTTAAAGAAGCAGAGGAGTTTATTGATAGGCTAGATTTTATTCCAAATTCTATGATTTGGGCCAGTTTGCTTGGTGCTTGCAAAATACATGGAGATGACATAAGGGGTCGGCATGCGGCTGAGAAACTCAAGGAGTTAGAACCACAAAGTTCATCACCATATGTACTACTTTCTAGTATGTATGCTGAATCTGGAAACTGGAATGAAGCTAACTCTTTGAGGAGGGAAATGAAAGAGAAAGGAGTGATTAAGTTGCCTGGTTTTAGTTGGATTTCTGTGGGACAGAGAACAAATTACTTTGTCGCTGGGGACAAGTCACATCCAAATGCTGGTGAAATTCATGTTGCTTTGAAGTACTTGACAGCAGTAATGAAAGGAGAGGGCTATGTTTTGGATGAAACAGAATTAATGTTGCCTGAAGAAGAGTGAGAGAAGTTCTTTTGGTATTCACGGCTGTTTACTGCTTTGGTGCTTGCAGTTGCAAATTTAATCTCTCTGGCCCTCTCATAAATTTATGCATAGATTGATGAGCTCTCCAGTGATAAGGGATTCTTCACTGAGGATCTGATCATTGGGTAGCTTGGTTAACCGCAAGGTAAGTTCAAGCAGTATGCAATGTGTGTTCACTTGGATCAGTTGCTGAAGGAGCTTGTACTACTACTTCTCAGGAGCAGAGGCAAGAAAGTAGCTCGTTGTTTGATTTGGTGATGGGTTTGTTTCTCTTGTACCTCAGAGAATCCAGCCAACAGATTTGGAACTTGTTAAATGTGAGCCTCTCTACGTTCCTCAAACAAATTCTGAGATTTTACTTGACTATATTCAATTATATTATGGTTCTTTCTTTATGAAAGTATAATTACaggttttttttattgtcATAATCAAAGGTTCGCTTCCTTATTTCTTCCGTGAAACTCTTGTTCTAGGAATTTTATGACTTTCAGGCTTAATTTCTGTTTCTAACTTTCTATATAGATTTAGTTTTATTTACTTATGTacgttattttttttttactttcttGTTTTAAAGGTAATTTAAATAGCATACATTCATTTACAGAACAAGTTCCTATCAATGCCAGTGATGTGGAGATAACTTAATTTGTAAGAAACCAAGAACCAGGGACAGTTTTATGTAGAACTGTTTAA from Argentina anserina chromosome 2, drPotAnse1.1, whole genome shotgun sequence carries:
- the LOC126783729 gene encoding serine carboxypeptidase-like 42; the protein is MFRFQGMGLFWFSVVLIGFVLVGVEGYPAEDLVVKLPGQPEVGFKQYAGYVDVDVKNGRSLFYYFVEAEKQPEKKPLTLWLNGGPGCSSIGGGAFTELGPFYPTGDGRGLRINPSSWNRASNLLFVESPAGVGWSYSNTTSDYNTGDASTAKDMHTFLLKWYAKFPSYKSRALLLTGESYAGHYIPQLAVAILDHNEHSTGFKFNLKGVAIGNPLLRLDRDIPATYEFFWSHGMISDEVGLTIMNDCEFEDYEFAPPHNESVSCNNAIATANSIVGEYVNNYDVILDVCYPSIVEQELRLRKAATKISVGVDVCMTYERRFYFNLPEVQKALHANRTNLPYSWSMCSNVLNYSDTDGNLNMLPLLARIVKNHIPLWVFSGDEDSVVPLLGSRTLIRELAHDLKFKITVPYGAWFHKGQVGGWATEYGNLLTFATVRGAAHMVPYAQPSRALHLFSSFVLNRRLPNTTRPPIDE
- the LOC126783722 gene encoding pentatricopeptide repeat-containing protein At3g09040, mitochondrial — protein: MRLRLPFKTLQSISQNRSLSSESVVPYGTTEALHNHLFQICREQCKRIKSHKVSGEMSDRELAQVSGTCKAIHAQGLKFEVGSKGLLGNAIVGFYAKCNNLSYAEKAFNCLENKDVFAWNSVLSMYSNKGLLKQVLNSFESMWNGKIMPNEFTFAMVLSACTRLVNVECGRQVHCSVVKMGLELTSFCQGALIGMYAKCNCISDTQQIFDSAVELDTVTWTAMISGYAQAGLLEEALKVFKEMQRVGSVLDQVAYVTVINACIGLGRLDDACDLFLQMPNPNEVAWNMMISGHAKRGFEVEAVNFFLKMRKGGVKPTRSTLGSLLSAISNLAALDHGLIVHAMAIKQGLDSNVYVGSSLINMYAKCGKIDAAERTFYYQSEKNVVLWNSMLGGYAQNGYANEVINLFTSMKACGLHPDQFTYTSILSACSCLQNLEMGRQLHSIIMKNQFASNLFVRNALVDMYAKSGDLKEARKQFELIRNRDNVSWNAIIVGYVQEEDEDEAFCMFRRMTYHAIVPDEVSLASILSACAHVQALGMGRQVHCLSIKIGLDTSLYAGSSLIDMYSKCGLIRDARRVLDFLPHWSVVSMNALISGFVHRDFKEAVNIFCEMQDIGLNPSEVTFSSLLDACNGTIMLPLGRQIHNIVLKKGLLFDVDFLGVSLLGMYMNCQSKIDATNLFLEFQKPKSKVLWTAMISGLSQNDCIDEALQFYQEMRSDNALPDQATFASVLRVCAVISSLQNGREIHSLIFHTGFNWDELTCSALVDMYAKCGDVGSSVQVFQEMGTKNGVISWNSMIVGLAKNGYADAALKIFDEMKQSHIEPDDITFLGVLTACSHAGKVAEGREIFDSMVNYYYIQPRVDHICCMVDLLGRWGLLKEAEEFIDRLDFIPNSMIWASLLGACKIHGDDIRGRHAAEKLKELEPQSSSPYVLLSSMYAESGNWNEANSLRREMKEKGVIKLPGFSWISVGQRTNYFVAGDKSHPNAGEIHVALKYLTAVMKGEGYVLDETELMLPEEE